TTTAATACCTAAATTACCCcaactaattttttataatgcTTAAACTACCCTTATTGACTTCTTATGGGTCTACAAAGAGTTcgtttaattttatatagattATTTTCATATAGTACCTTTGGATGAATCTAagaatttgtttgttttcttcaaaattatttttttatagaaaagcAATCATCAAAGATTAAACTATAATCATTTTATGAGTAGCAACATTGTTAATGATGTTGATCCATAGCCCTCTgcctttttatataattgttaatggtgttttgatggttatatttttataataattacttCCGATTTGCTCTAATAATTATAGATTATCAAgataaactaataaaatgataaaattatatttttatttatttcttaaagcATCTACCGTAACAAGCCCAGTAATTAATCCTCCGCATTCTGTAAGCCCTTATTAAGGGGTAGAACAATAAATTCGTGATATCAACACAATATGCtctaacaataatatttttttcatcaacccatatatttctaaaaataaaattaaaaaaatcgactaaaataatttctaaaatatcaTCCAAAGCAGGATTCTAATCAACACCTAATGTTTTCTATATTGAGTGAGCTTGAATTTTCGTCACCATTGACAAGCATTTTAAGACCAGCTTTTACCTCTGATATTCCTTCCTCTAGAACTGCACATACACGATATATAGGAATGCCTTCGACCCTTTTCTCGAGCTCTTGAAACACGTCTTCAGCCCCGGTCTCATCGATTTTATTCGCCACGACCAATGATGGTCTATTCGAGAGACCTTCCTGATGGTGCTCGAGCTCCAAGACTAAATCTTTCAGTTGTTCCCATGGTGGAATTCCTTTCCTACCATCCAATGCGGCGGCCAAGTCTACAACGTATGCCAAAACCTTTGTACGTTCTATGTGGCGGAGGAAAGCATGTCCGAGTCCACGATTCTGGTGAGCACCCTTTATTAATCCTGGAATATCAGCCACCGTAATTGACAAGTCGTCAAAGTTCAAATTCCCTAAATTAGGCCTTAGAGTCGTGAACGCATAGTGGCCTACTGCAGGCTTAGCTCGAGATATTGCCCCTAAAAGTGTACTTTTACCAGCATTGGGCATCCCCACAAGGCCTACATCAGCAATGCTCTTAAGTTCTAGGACAAGAACAGCTTCAGAACCCAGCAAACCAGTACGAAGGGAGGATCGATCATCATTTGATGCTTCATCCTCAATTGAATTAACCCTCGGGACTTCACTCTTTGTCATCTTAGGCTTCATCGAAACATTTGGATAACATACATTACCTAAACCACCTTCCCCTCCGTATGCAACAATCATCCGTTGACCTTCTTCCGTTAATTCCGCCACATTATACCTGATTTCTTCCGTAGGTTCTGATTGAGGCCTGGTTGCTTGGTTCATGCCAATTGATTGGTCCACAGTTATTTCAGTACAAGACGATAAGTGACCAGCAACATGTGTCGATTTTACTTTCTCAGCCATACTTGTGTTCTTTGAGGAAGGTAGCTGGTCAACTTCAGACTGGTCCGTAGAGAGTGAACCAGGGAGTTCCCAAGGATCCAAATCGGCTGAAGAACAATGTTCAACCATGGACGGTATTTCACCCTTTTTCAGATGAATTACAGTACCAATAGGCACTTGGAGAATCTGTCACACAATGAGTATCTCAAAATCCCATTTGACTCAATCAAACACAAGAGTGAATAACACGAAGTTCAAAGTAAAGAAAGGAGCTCCAAAGTATTAACCTTGTCTTCTCCTCGAGTTCCTATCTTGTTCTTCGAGGTTCCATGTCCACCTCTACCTGCATTCTACAGAGAATCATAAGGTATCACACCGTTCACGGTTGGGGAAAGGTGttgaacaaagaaaagaaagaagataacATACGACATGATTTTGCAGGCCACTGAAGTCCCAAACTGCAGTGGAACATTCTAGGATCACATCACCACCTCTTCCACCATTCCCACCTACGTTTAAGCCCATCAAATATCAGAAACAAGGTAGTAACAAAATATTACCCTTTTTCCCTCCATAGATTTACCAAGTTTAAACACCCTTTATTGCCAACATAATATGAACTAAGAATCACCACAAAATTAcatgtatgtatgcatgactaGTCATGTATAGTATGAACTTGTGTTTGTCTGACTTGTTATTTCAATTGAAGCACCCATGTCGGGTATAAGGGTATAGGAACATGATCTTTCAAAGACCACCaaatacatgatttttttttaaagaaaaatggaacATACCTGTGTCCTAAATAGACTTACATCTGCCACTTACGCTCAGGTCCGATTAACAAAAAAGTACTAACATGCAACTATATGAAAGAATGGTTGCAATTACAAGCTCCAACTCATCATTTCAATTGAAGTACTCATGTCAGATACAACACATATTCATGCAAAGGAACAAGAGTATAGGAATATGATCTTTCAAAGACCTCcaaatacattttctttttaaaaggaaaaatggagcAAACCTGTGTCCTAAATAGGCTTATATTTGACACTCACACTCGAGTCCGATTAACAGAAAAAGTACTAGCATGTAACTAACTATATGAAAGAACGGTTGCAATTACTAGCTATGACTCGTTGTTTCAATTTAAGTACTCGTGTCTGATACGACACATATTCATGCAAGGGTATAAGGGTATAGGAACATGATCTTTCAAAGACCTccaaatacattttttttaatagtaaaatggaaCAAAACCCGTGTTCTAAAAAGCCTTATATCTAACATTCACACTCGAGTCTGATTAACAAAAAAGTACTAGCATGTAACTATATGAAAGAATGGTTACAGAGAGGGAAACATTGAGAGAAAACTGACCATCAGGTTTACCACGACGATCATGACGACTACGGCGAAAACTGGTGGAGCCATTACCACCATCACCTCCTTTGGCATAGAGATTAAACCTATCTCTCATTCTAGTCTCCtacgaaagaaaaaaaaaaaggggccCATACAACTCCAAATATCAAACACAAGTCATCATTATATAGTTCAAATCCATGAAAGTGAACAAATGAGACAAGATATGAAAAACCTGTAAAGGGCTCTTCTTGTGAGGAACGTCCGAGTAagtaagaaaagagaaaacgtAGCATGGTGATTTCGAACATCTTCTTCTAATGGTTTGCAATTGCAACAGAGGCTTTGCTCGTGCAATCCACATTTCTGATCTCGATGAGTATATCacaaattcattatttcaacTAAGAATAACAATACAAATACAAAATAGTAACCATTATTAAGAGGTATATgtagtttcttttcttcttttttttcattcaagcATTTTATCAAACAGTTGATTTTCGTAGTTCCACATTTCGGGTCTCGATGACTTTCATACATTCATTACTTCAACTAAGAATAACAATACGGACGCGAAATAGTAAGCGTTAGTACGAGAAATATGTactcattttccctttttccttttcattcaaGCATTCTATCAAACAGTTGATGTTCGCAGTTGcgtcaaacaaataaaaaaatttccttgGTCGGCTTAAGGCTTAAACCATTTACCTTCAGTTTGGGAAGAAGAACTTTCCCGCCGTTCAATTCTCAGGCTGCCCAAAACCGTGGCTGGCGGgtaatgaaatgaaaagatTTGCGATTACTGGCCCATTCGGTAAAAAGAATGCGCTGATCTTTGCCCCGTGTATTGCTAGGCTTGTTATCCTACATTCTTACTTTAACAAGGGATTAAAGGGTGGGCTTAACCGATAATTAGACCCAAAAAGGAGAACACACATTTGTGCTATATATTGGGTTAATTACATCATAAGTCCAAAAGTAATAATCCAATTTCTAAACTAGTCTGAAACTTCGAAACATTCCTTCTCAAATTATCTTTTTCCAAACATTTAAATTCAATCAAATCTTTCAATTAGCCTAATTCTCAACTTGGGCATTAAATTCTAGCTTAGATATAACAcgaaacatatttaaaacatgtatatatctaaTGCATGGGCAACTTTATATTTAACAAGTTaatagaattatttatttttaaacacgtAAAATTCAAATAGTCTACGATAGGtacaaacatgtttaaaatttgatccttttaatgttatatttgtTCAAGCATTTAATGCCTTAGATGATGACTTGACTAATAAAGATACCTAATTGATATGATATCGATATTTTGTAGTTAGGACCAACTTCAAATCAGTGCTAAATTCTAGAGACATCTAGTGTAACTAATGTGAAGAATTGTCGACAACCGGCGTTATTGTCGCACGTGATTGATGATTATCAAATTGTCACTTGGAGTTCGCTAGTTGAActttaaaaaaagattcaataacttagtaacttaaataaaaaaaacattcgAATAGTtaagtgacttaaatgaaagtttttgaattgtttagtgaccattttataactttttgaatttgagtgactaaaacataaacttactaataattttgtgacatttgtaaagtttacccaaaaatttacgcaaaaataaatatttacaaaaactAATGATGTCCATTGTTCAAATTTCACCATGAGTGATTTTTTGTCTAAGGCTTTGTTTGATAAATCATTtgggaaaattaaaataattttaattatttaataagagctatttattttatgtttaaaattttaatttttgtttagaataaagtgaaatgtttaaaattaaggataaaatatagaatataattttaataatttaaaatttatatttatcaaacaatctaattgtatttcttaattaattttaagtaatatatcaaacaaattttataacttaaattttcaacacttaatttttcagtttatcAAACAACACCAAAATTTAtcgtgaatttattttattttataaattttatggaaaatataAGAACATCgtcattatattatttgttacttttttaaattttttcttaattggTCTTTACTTGATTAACTCGTGACACAACTCAATCAATAACTTAGGGTATAATAATAGAGAAAACTATTCAAACTCACTAAcgcttgaaaaaaaattcacttaCTCCTATAATTTGAAAATACCACTTATGAAATGTTTCAAAATGGTCATCCAACTATTCAACTTTGTCTTTTCTAGTCACCGTCCGACTAATGCAAAAAATAGaaacacccaaaaatccaaGATAGTTGGGTGATCAAAGAAGACAAATTTGAATAGTCGACTTATAATTTTGTAGCATTTCATAGTTGGATGAccaaaaaagccaaaaaaaaaaaaaaccatagttgggtgactattaatatagtttaccttaaatatttttttaacattaatctcaaTATAGGTTATTATCATATCTGCTCTATTATTTGATACAATACCTAAAACTACCCATAGCACCTCCCCAACATTAAtgaggataatacgcttcagcATACTCAAACCCGTGTCCCCCTACACTGGCAACAATATCgatgccaatcgagctaagactcaatcagtaccttaaatgaatttaaataaaaaggttttGTGAAAGTCCGATTATGAGCTGTCTATATTGTATATTAATGACTTACTGAGTTAATGTCAGTTATCAAACAGAATCCTAACTCActtagaaaattaccaaataatcaatcattttacgaaataaaaaatataccgagaaatttttttatctataatatttaacttaattatttttttataaatatatttcttaCATCATTATATTCATATAAGTCTAGcgtatacataaaatttataaatccaATTAGAATGGACACAATAAGCAATTGGTGATACAATGAGGAAATGGGCAAAACatattatgaattgaaatataaaatataaaatcaaaatcaaaagccAATAAGTCATAACCCAAAAATCGCACGATACAAATTCTTATTAATTcgattcaattaattattttataaaatttcagctggcaattaaaatattaaacattttaattaatccAGCTTATACTAGTTTAGTTcgtttaataattcaattatttctaattaattaaGAGTAGGAATTAGGATGATGCTTTGAGACTAAGCAACCTGATATACCTTTTATGTCATGACCAAAGGAAAATACCTTATTTGCATCAAAACATTAAAGTGACATGAttcgataaaaaaatttaatttaatgcttTTTGGTCTCGATTTAGCCTGATTGGTCGGTTATGAATTTTGTAAGActtaatatatagattaaaatatatcgtaaattcaaaattaaaaatttaatccttttacttttacgaacgtgttaatattgttaagctctatttattaaatttgttattgtaatatttttaaataaaaaaagtgctCTTTTGCTaaccatataattaaaaatgactttgtaaaatattaacaattagacataaattttaaaatctaaaaagtaaagtattaaatttcaagaaataaaagtacagagattaaattctcaattttcaaAACGTACAGGGACTTGTGAAACTCAATTTTCTAGTGTGGTACTTGAGTTCTTTTCTAATCCAATGTAATACCtgtatttgattaaaatatatattttagtaccTAAAAGTAACTGTTAACTTTTTATTGTTCaatttaagtttaatgtttTCAAGTCAACTTTAAAACCAAACTAAACTAAATTCATTGATCTGGATTTGACAAATTACACGAACTCAcaattaatactaaatttatcctattaataaaatcatgaaaaattcaaacctaataTCATTAACATTTAACTTTCACTAAATCATCCCTAAAAACATgaactaaacattaaaaattaataccaTCCACTTTGGatactaaaatttataacttttatcaaaaacaaataccagattgaaacaaaaataaaacaaataccaaaaaaatcaaTCTCAAATACCAAATAACGTATTAAGTCGTTTTATAACTAAAACAACCAACTTAACTAACTTCctaaatgtataattttaatttttaaaatatataatatataattcttcaatcaaaattcaaatacaacCCAAATCAATTTAATCGACCGAACTAATCAATATTAAgtcgtattttatttttatttttaacccaACCGACCGATTACCCTCCACTACaaacaccaaaaattataaaaacaactAAGGTCAAGTCCAACAGAAGATCAATAAAGGTTTATAAGACACTCAATTTTCTTACATTAGATTTGAGCAATGGTGATAAAACGCCGTTGTATATCACAAATTGATGGCCGAGTCAATAAGTTAATTCAAAGCCTTACGACAAGCAAGAGAAAGCACATTAGATagtttatttacttaataacAGGACAATGTAAGTGATCAAACCGGCATTATATATGATGACTGTCAATCCGAACTGATGCCGCCCATAAAAGTCCTTGGATCGGGACAGCTTCCCGTGAACTGAGCTTGGGAGAAATCGAAACCCGGGTTCtgcaaaaacaataataataaatgtttacCGTGATGTGCAAGCTATACATATAAATGTGAATGTGATTCCAAGTTGCTCGTTAAAATGAACAATTGTGGGATTGCGAGTTTCTAATGAAATGCATCTTTTACAGACATGCGAGCATGAGTAGAAGATACCGACAACTTGAAAAATGTTTCACGGATGTCAAAAGGTAAAACTCGAGACATTccacaataaacacataaaaCCGGCATTCTTATCACCGTTGGTCACTGCAGAAAACCGGCACTCTTATCAAGTCGCATTTATAGAAGACATCTTATTCTAATCCAAGAGCAAGCATTTTGGAAGACACTTCCTTTATATGCGATCAATTTAGAGTTTAATTACGAAGTCATATCCCTAGGGGCGGTGCCAGTGGGGCAGACAGGGGCCTTGCCccacaaaatagtaaaaatacaattagatACCCTAAAAAACGGTAAAATTGCATTCccccaatttataattcaattctgGTCCCATTAAACTTTTTTTGGCTTCACACCTACATGTCCCTATCCAATTCTGGTATATGATTATATCACCGATGTTTTACATCTCTGGTGTCTAGAGTCATTAGCATGGTTCTTACTCTCTCTCGCATgctaagaaacaaaaaacagaaGAACCACAAAGTTAGCCCATACGGGCATACGGCATTGAGACTTGAGCAGACTTCACAAGCTGCAGCTTCATGATATAGATACAATTTATGTATTGACATACACGGAAATATACGTCTTTTAACGGAGCTTAAGAATGGATGACTAAACACATTAAGTTTGGCGATAGCAATTAAAATGAGTTGATACTGTAACAATGGAATCATTCATATAGATCGTAAAACTGCAATCATAACATTAAGAGCAAATTTAAGAGGGAAACACATGATTCACCTCTTCCTGGAACCTCTGAAGCATGAGCCGCTTCTGCTCGAGATCAGTGGCATACGGGTCCAGCTGACCCTGACCTAGTATCGGTGACGACCATGTCTGACCCTTGTCCCTCTTTTGCAAAGTTATGTGCATTATATCATCCTctaaaacacattcaaataacCCCCACTTTAGCTCAACTCCAAAAGCTTAAAAAGTTTTAAGTGCTAATTCATCATTCTATATAATGAAGTCAActgaaaatgatataaataaatatggggTTAATTGCACCAAAAGTCTCTGAATTATGACGTAGATTCTAATTAGTCTCAAACTTTAAAACGATCCAATTGAGTCCTCAAAGTATCGATATCAAATCAATCAAGTATTTCTGTCAACATGGgcaattaaatattagtttggATCTAAAACGGAACATATTTAAAGCACgtgaatcaaattttaaatacattttgtACCCATCACATAAAcaacttggatctaagataTTAAAAAAGCTCCTAATTTAATGACAGTCTATTTTTAACACATATCCAGACCATCTATGAAATTCgtatacatgtttttttttttcttttcgaagTTACAACTATATAAATAGTTTAGATAAGAATCAATCATTACAAGCACTAAACTGAATAACTTTACTCCAACTCACTCACTCAACTAAGTAGCATAATTTTCACAAGGTGGGACACGAACTTGGACACTCAAAATACCAAGGTCTTACCCTTTACCATTCGCAAGTACATgcatacttaaaattttaaccatatgTTTGCTTTGCTCCATGTTAGATTCAACCTAACCTTTAATGCCCAAATTGCCATTGGACTAATAGAAAGACCTCAAATATACTTCAAAACAtctaattaacattttaaaacttaGGCACTAATTTAAAAGTTGGATCATAGTTTATAATCATCtgaggtaaaagtaccataaaTGCCTCTACACTAAGTgtcagattgtattttgcccctttactcaaaaaattaagcaaattagtccccatacgttaaatcaaagagcaaatctGTCTTTTCTgataaaaaattcatccatttgtatagggactagtttgctatttgatctaacttatttgcccattttttgaagTAGAGCgagcaaaatgcaatccaacttcTGCTACAAGGGTTTCCAATCATCTGATGGAagtaatactaaaataaataataaaaaacagaTCCATTTCATCATTAAGCTCTCAAGTTCTTAAAGAAttcccaaaaaaataaaattgaaacgaTAAATACCTAGCGTCCAAAAAGATGAATCCGTCTTCACTGGGGAGAACAAATCATGctaacatgaaaatgaaaaaaatcagatagttttaaaaaaaatctcaaacttcAACAAAATGATGaacaatttaactttaaaataaactaacattGAGATAAGGAGGGTTGCCTTTGATGCCAACTTCGACATGTTTGGACTGAATCTTACAGTAAAACTGCTTGGAGTGAACATTCGGCGGTAagtttatgtaaaaattcaccTCTTCCAAGGTTTGATCCCATTCAAATACCTTTTCAcctaaaaattacaacaaaaaaaaaaacgaaattaAGCTTCCAAATCATGAAAACCTAAGAGAAGAACCATCGAAATATGAAGATAAAGGAAATATATGAATACCGTTGTGGAGAAAACTGTGTCGTTTTTCAGGAGCCAATTTCTCCGCCATTTTTGTAGGGTTTGGACCTTCTTTTTTGTCCCTATCTgatcctttttcttcttctcacgGTTTTTGcgagaattttaaattttatacgcTAGATCatgtacttttaatttatacttaaggataaaaattttaagtaaattaactaaattgatTTGTGAATGCATATGTTTTCACTTTTTcatccttcctttttttttttttgttcaactATGCTTTAAGTGTTTATactcttttgaaaatttaaaatttaatccctaatttttattttaaaaatctaatctctctttataaatttaaaatataactccaattattaatttcattaaaatgtcacaccaaaaTACGAAGCCAAAAACCTAATTGTTTTctaaaatgttaaatgaaagatgaaatttcaaaaattatattatattataagtaCCTATACttcttataaatttaaaatttagcctttacacttttattttaaaaatttaatcttttactttttaaaattttaaatttcaaatctaaatgttataactattaaattattttgtttaatttaagttcatttcatgactattttaaaataaaatacataaaatatttgatataaaattttaaattccacaaacaaaatcaaagagtaaatattctataaaaatataataaaatattaaaagataaatattaacttttttttaatcaaaacctATTTTACTTCGAACCGTTCAAATATACACTAAATCGGAATAGAAATCGATTTTAGTTCAAATAGTTCAATCAACCGATTCGAGCTAAATGCTACTTTAAAAACTACTTTTATCACTGACCGTTAGGCAAAATTAGTGATCTGATACCAAGATTATATATAGTTGATGGAAGCTATcaacaaaaccaaaacaaaaagaagcGTAGTTTCCATCTATGACAATGATGTTCTCGACTCAGCGCTTCGCCTTTCGATGAGTCATTTGCTTTACGGGTTTCTTGACCTTTACGTTTTTGCCTTTGACGTTGAATTTATCATCATCGGAATCATCATCGTAATCATCTTTTGACCTCTTGCCCCGCTTTTTCTCATCTCCTCCAAAGATGATGATTTTCCTCGTATCTGACTGTTCCGCAACGTCAAACTTCTCCTTTGGTCTCCAAATAAAAAGAGACCTAAAGAAAAATGATTGAAGTTAGATGGCTAATGGCGAAGCCAGGAAATTGTTTTAGggagtaaaaaataaataattgtttttgaggtatcaaaatgcaattttatcattatactaaCTTGATTTCCTAAAATCTAAAGGGACTAATAGCCGATGGCAATGATGACTGAAGTATTCGGTGTAATCGTTTTGTTTAATCGTTGCTTTGCAAAATCGGATTGAAAGAATTCTTATATAAGAGTaaaaaaacagagaaagaaTTCCGACCTTGAACTACCCGATGCCAAAATATCGTCTCGTGGATGTAGTTTGTTCACGGGAGTGATAGTAGTAATGTTCGGGTCCATAACCTCGGCTACTAAT
The nucleotide sequence above comes from Gossypium raimondii isolate GPD5lz chromosome 13, ASM2569854v1, whole genome shotgun sequence. Encoded proteins:
- the LOC105782071 gene encoding probable GTP-binding protein OBGM, mitochondrial, producing the protein MWIARAKPLLQLQTIRRRCSKSPCYVFSFLTYSDVPHKKSPLQETRMRDRFNLYAKGGDGGNGSTSFRRSRHDRRGKPDGGNGGRGGDVILECSTAVWDFSGLQNHVNAGRGGHGTSKNKIGTRGEDKILQVPIGTVIHLKKGEIPSMVEHCSSADLDPWELPGSLSTDQSEVDQLPSSKNTSMAEKVKSTHVAGHLSSCTEITVDQSIGMNQATRPQSEPTEEIRYNVAELTEEGQRMIVAYGGEGGLGNVCYPNVSMKPKMTKSEVPRVNSIEDEASNDDRSSLRTGLLGSEAVLVLELKSIADVGLVGMPNAGKSTLLGAISRAKPAVGHYAFTTLRPNLGNLNFDDLSITVADIPGLIKGAHQNRGLGHAFLRHIERTKVLAYVVDLAAALDGRKGIPPWEQLKDLVLELEHHQEGLSNRPSLVVANKIDETGAEDVFQELEKRVEGIPIYRVCAVLEEGISEVKAGLKMLVNGDENSSSLNIENIRC
- the LOC105782076 gene encoding uncharacterized protein LOC105782076, which gives rise to MAEKLAPEKRHSFLHNGEKVFEWDQTLEEVNFYINLPPNVHSKQFYCKIQSKHVEVGIKGNPPYLNHDLFSPVKTDSSFWTLEDDIMHITLQKRDKGQTWSSPILGQGQLDPYATDLEQKRLMLQRFQEENPGFDFSQAQFTGSCPDPRTFMGGISSD